TCTCTCAATTAAATCCAATATCCAGGGCAAGAATTTTGTGGTTTTCCTACATGAGTTCTTGGTCGATGATGTTTCTCCATAAACAAACCATAGACTCGAATCTTAAGCATGTGACAAATCACACATATAATAAGATATACAGGACAACAATGATTTCATGAGAAACTCGaggtctgcacaagttcaaatatTACTTTAGACTAAAACAATCAACAATGTTGCATATCAAACAGAAAAAAGTTTCTTGCATATTAGAACAGTAAAATGAAAGGATGGCTTACGTAGCAAATACCACAAGTTCAACAGCATGTCTACTGCCACATAAGATGATGTGAATACGAACAGCAATACCCTATCCATTTGGTTATTGGCTAGTCTTTTCCATTTGTTCGTTGGGATAAACGATTGTGAACTTCAAAATGTTGCACCAACAGTGAGAACACAACTTAATTAGGTTCTGCAAGCATAAACCTGATGATGAATGTATCTGAGGATGTAGTTATTGCACGTAAAAATGAGCTGACTGTTTTATGCACTCCCCCCACTTTGAGCTGCTTGTGGGCACTGAAGAAAGACGACCCCCAACAGCTTGACCTTTTAGCAGATTATGAATGATGCAAAATGGCAAAGGTCTTCAAGAAACAACCTGCTCAGTTCAGAAACCCAAACATTGACTGAGATAAGTTGGTGCTTCAACGTACCAACTCAAAAAACTCAAATGGAGGAGCCTATGATATTATAAGTTCCCAGAGCATTTTGGACCTGCATTATGTCAGCTAAGCAGGTAGGGCAGCTTTGATTTCCTGCAGCCGAAGGGTAACAGCTCTCTTGTGAGCCTCCAGCCCTTCGACTTCTGCCATCTTTGCCACATGCGGTCCAATGTTTTTGAGACCTTCCTCGGTTAAGGACTGCACAGTTATGTATTTGAGAAATGAGTTTAGTGACACCCCACTGTACATTCTTGCATATCCGTATGTGGGAAGGACATGGTTGGTGCCGCTAGCATAATCACCAACGCTCTCCGGCGTCCATTGTCCTAAAAAGACTGAGCCTGCAGTGATCCACAGAAGTTACTAGACAATTTTAGCAAAGAATTTATTGTCCTCAACAAATTTTAACTGTAAATGATGCTTTCCAACAGATGAGTTTCAATTGATTGGAGGACTGTTATAATACCAATATGCTCCAAAGATAGTAATACAGAACTTCTTTCTCTAACATGTTGAAAACAATGGTTATAACCATAGCAAATTACCAGCATTCTCAATGAGACCCTCCCACCTTTCCGCGTCCTTGACGTTGATGATCAAATGCTCAGGTGCATACAAGTTCGAGAAGGAAATTGCCTGCAAAATACAATGTTTTTTGGTTCGTTCACAAGCAAACAAAAGGAGCTAGAACTACACGATTTAGCAATCCAGTGTAAACTGATGCTTCTGCTGTAAATAAACCACAGCCCAGAGCATAGAGCACAATATTGTATACAGATCCAGCGGATAGCCAGGACTTTGGTATTAAGCTAAATATGCTCAGGCCCATATTTCCAATCACTTCAGATGATAAGGTCAATACTACTAGCTTCAATATAATACCAAAAGCTTCAGCAATGCCCTTGAAACTTCAACTGCACCTAGAAATAAGCCCATAGGCACTATGAAGTAGACTAGTTAACTTGATTTAGTATATATATGTCGTCGCATAAGTAATGGATTTAGAATCTTTAGTCTGGTTGAAACCATGTGGCATGCACAAGACAGGTATTCAGAACCAACCTCAACCATGTCTCTGGCAAACACAACAAAGCTATGACTCAGTGCTTTTGAAGCATACTCTCCTCTGGGAAGGCTAGCACATTGGTTGCTAACTTCAGCCTGGATAGCATCAATATCCACTCCATCTCCGGCAACGACAAGAACCACCTGACTATCTGGACCATGTTCTGCCTGTAAATTTAGTAGAGTACAAAAAGAAATAAGAACATCAAACCAAGAAAGTTTTAAATGCCAGTTTGATACCTATTTTGGAAACATATTGGACCATACAGTACCAGTAAACCAGGCTATTTATGGACCTATACAACCCAgaatcattaaataaaataatagataaatgAATAACATATGTACTAGTATCAACCTAAGCGTTTTGATACCGGCAGTTGGTCAGGTTGGAAAATACTAGACGGCATATGCTAATCTGACTGATGCTTAAAACCTTGCAACTAAAGACCTACAGAGCATCAATTTGAAAAGTGAAttcatataaatttaatatatttttggttTGCTGGTCTTAGAATTGACTACATTCGTCAACGTCTTTGACTTGGGATTTTCTGGAGCCTTATTCCAGATAATAGATGCCCACTACCTAATTAGCTCGCATAAGAAAGTAACAACAcaagaaataaaaagaatattCTCCATCAAACACATGCTAATCAATTGAACAATACAAGTGCAAACAGAATAAAGACCTGAGATAGGAGATCTGCAGCTACATGAACAGGATTGGCATGCTTGTCAGCAATGACCAGAACCTCTGAAGGGCCAGCAGGCATGTCAATGGAAACCATTGCTTCACTGTTCTGCAGGAAAAGAGAAGTACACCAAAAAGCAGGTTAATCTCGGACCAACAAATTGGAAGGCTCTGCGGATCGACCGGAAACTGAAATATTGTAGCACCAAATCTCTGCTCTTATGATTAGGAGGATATGTCCAACCACAAATCTAAAGAACCATTTTAAGAGAAGAAACAACACGATATCTTGGGAAATCAAAATAGAAGCTACAACATTATAAAAAAGTTTATCTAAATAGATTGAAAATAGAATCAGGAGAAGAAGACTATTACACAACAATTCTTACGTGTTCCATAATCAAATCCTTTCATTAACAGTGATAGCATGATGCTGCCAGGTTCTTAGTCAGGGCTAGTTTTAGAAATttagattaagaaaaaaatagttTTATTTAAAATCCATGTTAAATACAACTAATAGATGATATTTTGATTGTATCCAGGAGTCAAAATGATGTCAAATCTATAAAAAGTAGATGACAAGCATTAGTGTTACAATAGGACTTCTAAAATGAGAAAAAGTTGGGTAGTAATAAGAATTCTGTTACAGTTGACAAAAAGTTACAAAATGGTTCTAGTGGTTCTTTGTCCACAAAATGTCAGCCCTCAGTTAGAAAGAGTCCTTAAGGATTCAAAATATTGAAAAAAAGGATCTAGCTGAAGAAAACAATGAAGATTTCTAGTGGTGATTTTATTTCTTAACGTCTACAACTATGTataagtgtgtgtgtatatatatgtatacacacacacacacacacacacattttatTTCTTAACTTCTGCAACTATGTataagtgtgtgtgtatatatatgtacacacacacacacattttatTTCTTAACTTCTGCAACTATGTataagtgtgtgtgtatatatatgtacacacacacacacacacacacacacacacacacacatatatatatatatatatatatatatatatatatatatatatatatatatatatatatatatatatatatatatattctatcttGACTTGTTacctaaaatttattttttctgctAATGAGAGCAACCATATAGCAGGCTTTTCTTTCCATTTGACATGTACATATGATACTAAAGATGATGGTTGTTCCTAGTTCCTACGCATCTTTCTCATCTATATTCTGTTCTCTTTCCATAGTTAAATCTTGTTCTATCTCGGCTTTTTACTAAAAGGTACTTTTTCTGCTGATACAATTAAACATATAGCAGGCTTTTCTTCCCATTTGACCAAGACTAGTTCTCTACTTATTCTAATTGGGCCCTGATCTCCGTGGTGTATCTCTGGACAGAGTCATCATAGTGCAAGCAAATACAACCTAAAGATTGTAAAATTAAAAGAGGAAAAATATGTGGAACCAAGGACAGAGAGTAAAGAATTAAAGCATAAGGGAAGCTAAGGAATCATAATCATACCTGGAGAATCATTTTTGCAGCAGTAACATATTGATTTCCTGGGCCAAAAATTTTTTCAACCTGCAAGAAACCATTAAAGGTTCAGATATTAAGTATATGGCCAGTCAATTGTAACCAAAACTGAAATTGAGTTGAAGCAGATGATCAACGTCAAATAAGGAGATTTTGATGGATAGTTATGGCACCATCAACAGGGAGATTATAAACCATCAAAAGAAGATGACGTACATTTAAGCACATTTGATATCATTTATGCATGGTAGAATAAGTACTGATGGCTGtctttggtttcattcaaaaccaGACATTTGGATTTGGAGTAATTGCAGATGATGGTTAGATAATGGAAGGCCCCACAACAAAgtttttattcaaaatgaaaagaagcTCACAATGAAAGAGATACTGGAAATTGAGCTCATTAAGAAATATTTATGCATTGTGCACCTAACAAATACAAAGAATGCAACAAGAAGTGTTTGCTCTTTGATGCAAAAAAGTACTCACATGGAAGATTAcagaataatagaagataagctgTAATAACATAAGCCCAGTAATCCTAGAATTTACAGTCACTAATTTTACAAGACAACCAGCTGCTTTTGGTATATTTTCCtcaaacatataaaagaaaataattcatAAAGTAACCCCCACTACATACTGGAATTTTGTACCTTTGGGCAAGATGGAGTTCCCCAAGCCATTGCTGAGACTGCCTGAAGATATAACAGATAGAAATTAGTCAACGCACAAGAAAAGCCATTTGCAGAGCAAAAAAGGGTGCTCAAAATCCTTGAACCTGAGCTCCCCCAGCTTTTAGAATGTGAGTTACACCGGCTTTCTTGGCACAATAAAGTACTTCCTGCAGCAAAAATAACGAATTCAACTTCATCTCAATGTGGGGCCAAGGTTCTTGTAGAAGGCTACCTTGCAAATGCTACCATCACGACTTGGCGGAGTTGCAAGAACAATAGTTTTGCACCCGGCAATATGTGCGGGCTGGTGCACGGAAGAAATAAAAAATCAACCATATCTGTTCACCATCATGCATCAAAACTCAACAATACCATGACTGAACCGCCACAGCCATTCCTAGGAATAGATGAGCATACCACTGAAAGCATGAGAGCAGTTGAGGGTAAAACTGCAGTACCCCCTGGAACATAAAGCCCTACAGCGCCGATGCACCTTGCTATCCTTTTGCACCGAACTCCCTATGCATAATCATTACATCCAAAACCAGTTAATGAGAGCAAGAAAAACTTGGTGACAAAATAAAGAATACTACAAGTCATTTGCTTACTGTCATATTCTCAATATCCTTCTCAGGAACCCTTTGAGCATCATGAAATGCATAAATATTGGCATATGCCACATCAAATGCTTTCCTTACAGCTGGATCAAGCTTAACAATCACACAACAATACACAAACATTAACATGTATTGGTTGAAGCAAGTACAAATAGATGACAACAAAAATACAAGTTTTCTTTAACTAAAGATATGACTAATACAACCACATTGCTAATGAGAGCAATTTCCCACAACGTTTTACAAAGTCTGATATTGACATGGTCTCTAATAAAAAAGATCCTGAAATCTCTTAAGAAACTTAATGGCACAATAACAGATAACTAACCACAATGATTATGTTAAAGCCCTTGAACTGATAACATCTAGACCAAATGTATCATAAAAGGTAACTGAGAAAATGCAACATAACAGTTATGAAACATATTTGAATTGAAAAGACTTTTAACAATTTGGAAATAACCTAAAAGAAAAACCCTGGTATCAATGATCACCTGCCCTAAAGTTGATAAGTGATAGACACAACCAAAAATGTCAAATGCATACTTGTTCAAAAATAGTAATACAGCAACTAAATTTGAAGACAAAATTTATCATTCTACAGTCAGCTCAAAAAGAAGAATTCACAGCATGTTATAATTCTCATTGGATTACTGTTAAAACCAGCCTACCTCTGGAACCGGAAGATCAGAAACAAGCTCAACTACTTTGTCAAGTACAACTTTGTCAAATTTTGCCGTATAACTGggtcaagaaagaaaaagagattttGGACTTCTGAACAACTGATAACTTCGTTAGTTGTTCAAATGAAAAATTCTATACAATATTTAGAAGCATATGTAGGAATCACTGACTCTATTACTGCAACATCTCCTCTGCACCGTACATCATCCACGATTGGGTTTACCTACCCATAAAAAGTGCAATATAATTGTCATAGTAGCTTTACCACTTAAAGGTCCAACAAATTCATTATCAAACTTACCACACTAAAAATGGATGAGAAATCAATACGAGGGCGAGCCTTGAGAGAATCAACCTCAGTATGAGTAAGCTCAGAAAGCTTATAAGATTTCATTGCACTCCTAACAATTCGACCTTTCAATCCTGTATGATCACCAATTGTCAATGTCAGAGGCACTGCATAACTTATAAAAGACAAGTACATAATGTGATCATTTTACTTAAATTCTTGCTTCACAGCCTCATTTCACTAAAATGCAGAAAttgtttaaatattaaaaaatccaagTTATTCTTAAAGGTTTTAACAAATCAAAGAAATATGTCAGTAACCACGAGCAAAAAACTTTCCTACTGATAGAAACTGAGAATTCATAAAAACAGGAGGTACAAGTACCTTTAGGCAAATAGCATATGTTATATCTTGATAAATTAAGAGCACAAAGTCCCAGGGAATGGTCAATGGTACGAGTGCCAACAAATCTGTTAGTCCttggaaaagttaaaattgtactGTCCATTAGACACCTTTATCCTGCAAATGATGGTAAAATGACAATATAGAAAAACAAATTACAAAAACCATAGCCCTAGTTTTACAGAACaggtaaaaaaaattactttaactAGAGTATAAAAGAAAAGTACACAGCATAACTGTCATATTCAAATTAATCTCATATTGCAATTACTCTACCAAGAAGATGAGCCCATCTGCAAATAATCTAAAAGGGAACACTAACTAAATATATCTGCATATTAAGCACACCTTCATATCTAGAACCTGATAATATGGAATCAGCAAATTAAAGGTAGTCCCTTATGATCACTGTCCGTCATGGGCAATCACGAAGGATCCATAACTATGTCAGATGAAGCTTaagtgcataaaaaaaatgaaatgtgcaATCCAATACGTAAGGCTCCGGCTAATACAGGGACTGTGGAGGATCAATATAAATCTAAATTGTAAAGAAACAACCTTATCATGATACTAAGGTTCATCTTCTAATAGTGTGGTTCAGTGCACAGAGCTCCTGCCAATTTAGGTTCTCAAGAAGATCATAATACCCTAGTGAGCAGAAAGAAAGTTTACGTCACTCGAGCCTTTGGTCTTAGAAATTCACCATCAATTAAAGGTCCTAATTCATTGTCATTAGAAATGTTGTTGCAGCTCTATCCAAGGGTTTAAATAGGCGCCCGAGCACTCGggtgaggtgaggcccgagcgcctcaagcCTTGATCATGCAGCACGCTTCAATGAAGCGCCGCCTAGGCACTCGCTTGAACCCAGGCACCAGACACCTCAAGCAAGCGCCTGGTTGAAACAAAGTAACCGAATTAGAATATTATGTCTGGTTCAGTTGAACAGTAAATTACTTGGTTCGATTAAACTAAGCTACATAATGTTACTAAACTTACGCACGCAAACCCCCATCCGTCGCCCCCCTGTCCCACTCCCCCACATAACCTTGAGCCATAAACCCTACTTCGTGCGTAGTCGCCACCTCCTCCGCCGCTGCACAGGACCGATGCTTCCTCTATCGCCGAAGGACAAATCCGAAGGCCTAGCTTTCATGTGCAATTCCCTCCGCAGCCCCTGCTTTCATGTGCAGCTCCTTCCATCGTTGAGGGAGAGGACCGTAGCTTCCTCTGCCCACGACGTCACCGTCTGCAACATCCACTGCCATCGTCCATAGCTTCCTTCGTCACTGCCATCACCGTCATTCAAAAGTTCCTCCATCACCTCCATCCTCTCCTTTCCCACTTTTCATCGTCGGTATCTTTTCTCTCCTTTAACTACTGTTAACAGTTTATTaaatattgttaacagtagattgttaagcactgttatcatataatagtccttatttagattttagcactactaatctctatttatttagaactgttattagggttttag
This genomic stretch from Musa acuminata AAA Group cultivar baxijiao chromosome BXJ3-9, Cavendish_Baxijiao_AAA, whole genome shotgun sequence harbors:
- the LOC135649772 gene encoding histidinol dehydrogenase, chloroplastic-like isoform X2, which gives rise to MKSYKLSELTHTEVDSLKARPRIDFSSIFSVVNPIVDDVRCRGDVAVIDYTAKFDKVVLDKVVELVSDLPVPELDPAVRKAFDVAYANIYAFHDAQRVPEKDIENMTGVRCKRIARCIGAVGLYVPGGTAVLPSTALMLSVPAHIAGCKTIVLATPPSRDGSICKEVLYCAKKAGVTHILKAGGAQAVSAMAWGTPSCPKVEKIFGPGNQYVTAAKMILQNSEAMVSIDMPAGPSEVLVIADKHANPVHVAADLLSQAEHGPDSQVVLVVAGDGVDIDAIQAEVSNQCASLPRGEYASKALSHSFVVFARDMVEAISFSNLYAPEHLIINVKDAERWEGLIENAGSVFLGQWTPESVGDYASGTNHVLPTYGYARMYSGVSLNSFLKYITVQSLTEEGLKNIGPHVAKMAEVEGLEAHKRAVTLRLQEIKAALPA
- the LOC135649772 gene encoding histidinol dehydrogenase, chloroplastic-like isoform X1 codes for the protein MDSTILTFPRTNRFVGTRTIDHSLGLCALNLSRYNICYLPKGLKGRIVRSAMKSYKLSELTHTEVDSLKARPRIDFSSIFSVVNPIVDDVRCRGDVAVIDYTAKFDKVVLDKVVELVSDLPVPELDPAVRKAFDVAYANIYAFHDAQRVPEKDIENMTGVRCKRIARCIGAVGLYVPGGTAVLPSTALMLSVPAHIAGCKTIVLATPPSRDGSICKEVLYCAKKAGVTHILKAGGAQAVSAMAWGTPSCPKVEKIFGPGNQYVTAAKMILQNSEAMVSIDMPAGPSEVLVIADKHANPVHVAADLLSQAEHGPDSQVVLVVAGDGVDIDAIQAEVSNQCASLPRGEYASKALSHSFVVFARDMVEAISFSNLYAPEHLIINVKDAERWEGLIENAGSVFLGQWTPESVGDYASGTNHVLPTYGYARMYSGVSLNSFLKYITVQSLTEEGLKNIGPHVAKMAEVEGLEAHKRAVTLRLQEIKAALPA